The nucleotide window CTGGCCCACAACTCCACCCCTGCCGGCCATAAACAACGATGATCTTTTGGCCCTTACAAAAACTATTTCTaactagacatggtggtgcacacctatacaAATAGCACAGCAGAAGTGgaagcatcaggagttcaaggccagcctccgcTAGGTGAaacgcaccccccccccaaaaaaaagatatTTCCCTACCTGGGGGTACTTTCCTTCCAAAAACTTACTGCTCTTTCAAACCTATTCACAGTcacctcttccaggaagcctaCTGATTCCCTGAAGCTAAAATAATCCTCTCCTGGGGTGCCttagcacctacttatgtaaactGTAAGCAGCAGGCCCATAAACCAGCTAACCTGACCTGGGGGAACCTCATAAATCCACTCTCACCCTACAGGGGCTTCAGGCCTTCAGGCAATGAATAGGAAGCAAAACCACTTAGTCTCTGCCCGACTCAGGCTCGGCCAACCTGAAATAGCACTGCTCCTAAGGACAGGGCTGGTGTTTAGTCTCACAAATATGAAAGCATATCAAGTCCCCACACAGGGCAGAGCAGTCCCATCACCTTAGGGTCTGCACTGGAGATGGTATGAAAGAAGGTGGCTCTAAGGCCACCAGTATGAACAGTTACCCTCTGGGCTGTCAGCATGATCCCCCACTCAACCGAGAAAGAGACAGCTCTATGCACCCATCACTCCACAGGGTAAGGTCATGCTCCATATAAACATGAACTGAAAGCAATTCTGAAAAGGAACCCTGTAAGCAGTGTGTATAAATAGAAGTTATACTGCAAGACTTGGgccagatgaagacagtgtcatcAGGAGATGAGGGAACCATAGTCACCAGCTCCTTCTCCCCacatgggggtgggagagggacaCAGCCCCATCCATCACTTGGGGGTCAATTCCCTCCCTGACCTGATTTCTTGGGTGTCACCAACAGGTCCTACTGCTTCCCTCACTGAAATCTCCCTGTTCACCCACCTAGACTGGGAGTTTGTTGGGTCTGGCACAAAATAGATGCTCAGCAAACCCTGGGCAACTGACATGAGCCAGCAGCTACCTGCCTGAGCAGGCTGGGGGCCTCACAGAGGCCAGGGCTAGATCCTGAGGATAATTAATGGCTTTAATTAATGCTCACCACGTCACCTGGCCCAGCTGCTCTGCCCTGCCGCCTTTGTCCAGGCCCCTAGAGCACCGCTGTCCCTCTGGACTCTGCTGTCCTTGCCGAGTCACATGCACTGAGGCTTGAGCCCAAGGCTCCTGACCGCTGCTCTCATCACCCCCATTACCCTCTGGTGAAGTCTTGCCTCTCCATTCTGCCCAAGGCCTAATGTCATAGAGACCATagccacacatgcacagctgtcCAATCAGCTGCCCTAAATGGATGGGAGCCCAGCCCAGAAAACCAATGACAAGACAAGCCAGTGAGGCACCTGCTGCAGCCAGAGAGCCTTTCCTACAGATTAAGGGTGTGGAAAGCATTTAAGGAaagcttcccttccttccttcctccctcccccctctcttcctccctccctccctccctccctccctccctccttccttccaagCCTGTGTCTTTAGCCTCCTCAAAGGCCAGAGTCCTAGACCCTCTGCCAGCCCTTTGCTTCCTCACCATGTCTGGACAAGAAACTGCTGTGGGCCCACCGCTACCTGCTAATATTCTCAAGGCCTAAAGAAGTATTGCCCGCCTGTGGAACCCCACCCCCCAACCATGGCATCTCTGTGCAGCACATACAGTTTTCACCCCCACCTCCTGCCAGGGCATTCTGACTTCCCCCAAACCTCATTCCTCAACCACTATCCTTGTCAGATGCTATTTTCCAAACATCCAGTTTGTGGGGTCACCCAGATGGTGcaaggtcctatttattaataaaCAGCTTCAGAACTAGTCCTATAGAAGCTCATAGGTTCAAAGCCATCACCACTTACCTCCACACAGAGCAGACTGTTGCCATGTGCCCTTGGCAAAGATAAAGCTGGACTGGAAAACATTTCTACTCCTGTGTCACTATGCccccccaccctgcccctccccagtACCTTCCTCCTGGGAAGGTTCTGAGTGGATGCTCACCTGCCACTGGGCTGGAGCTCCTCAGCTGGTCGTGTCTCCAAGGGCAGAAGCGCAAGCGGGGAGGCTGGGGTGGCTGCAGCGTGGTCTTCCCCATATGGTGTAGGGGAGCCCCCAGTGGGGGAGAGCTCAAGGGGACCAAGGGGTGAAGCTGACTCCTCGGGAGGTGAGGAAGAAGAGGTCAAGGGCCAGGCTACAGGCAGGGGAGGGCATGGAGGGCCTGGCACCCCATGGCGGTGGCTGGCCcagggtgggagagggggaggtggGAAGGCAGGTTCTGGGGGTGTGGGCAACTCTTCTGGACCAGAGCGGATAGAGGATTCCCTTGACCCTGGTGGTGATATGGATGGGAGACTGGGGGGATCTTGGCTCTCCTGACATAAGAAGGGATTCAaggcatcctcctcctcctcctcctctgaggcCCACAGATCAGCCTGCTGAGGGGTGACTGAGAGAGGCCCAAACCCCTCTTTGGCTAGCTCCTGGCTCTGGGTTTTAAGGTTCTCACCTATATCTGAAGTCCCCCAGACCTTCTGACTTAGCAGAGTAGAGCCTGTTGAGCTATGGGATCTGAAGATGGGCCCCTCAAGGCAGCTGGTGAGCCTAGTGGGACTGGCCCCGGATTCAGGAGCACCAGTATCTCCTACCAGCTCTTCAAGCTCTGGCTCACCCATCAGGGTCCCAGAGGGCAGGCTGTGCAATCCCTCCAACTCTGGATTTGCCCCCTCCTCCTTGGACTCTTGAGGACCAACAACCAATGCACTTGGGGTgatttcttcttctatccctggCCCCCCACTATCCAAACCCCCTGTagcattctcttcctcctcttggtcctcctcttcctcctcctcctccacctgggAATTTGTGGGTGTGAAGAGGCGTGGTGGCTTGGGAGGTGGTGGGCCAAGCCATGGCCCCTCATCTAATCCCTGCTCAGGCTCTGGTTCTGGCTCCAGCTGCAATGCAGGGTGCCCCTCACTCTCCATGGGGTACACAGCAGCCGGTGATTCAGGCTGCACCTGGAGAGGAGGCGCCTCATCCGACTCTCCCTGTATGATGGATGATGCAATCTCAGCTGTAGGAGAAATGGTGATCACATCCCAAGGCCAAGAATCCTCCACTGTGTTCAGCTCCTGGAAAAGCTGGCCTTCATCTTGCGGAGCCTCCTCATCCTGGCCCCCAGGAATGTCATCTGAACCAGGAAGTCTCTCCCACACACTGAGCACTTCTGGGGAGCTGAACAGAGATGCCCCGCTATCTGCTGGACTCTGCCCAGCTCCCACTTCTGAGGCAGGAAGCTCCCGGTCTGGCGTTGAGGCTGAGGCTCGCAGGTGCAACTGGGCTGCTCTGGAAGATGGGTGAGTTCCTGAAGACCCAAAGGGTCCTGGGTCAGACACACTTGTGCTTGGCTGGTCCAGTCCCGAGTCCACAGGCACCCTGGGCTCCAGCCATATCCTgcttccatctctttctcccccaGGGTCTCTCTGGGGCTCTGTTGCTTTCAATGCCATGGTCCCAGGGCCTGGGTCTTGCAGCCCATCCTCCTCCAGCCCCATTTCTGCAGGGACCAGAATCTCACTCCTGGCCTCTGGCTGCAGCCTGCCAGCAGCAAAGATGTTGAAGGTGTCGTCCCACTCAGGCAGGGTTTTCCCAGGGGAGGCCAGGGGGGCCAGGCTGGCCCTCGAGGCActggggagagagggagcaggTGAAGGAGAATTTAGTGCTATGTCGGCTTTGAGCTCCTCGAAGAAGGGGTTGCTCTGCAAGGAGGTGAGGAACGGGTTGGTGACCCCCAAGAATCCAGATGGGGTCGCTTCAGGGACAATGGTGGCAGCAGCGGCAGTGGCAGCAGCAGGGGAGGTGGCTGCAAAAAGGTTAGTGCTTAGCATGGGAGCAGCAGCGGGAGCAGGAGTAAGGGGGGCCAGAGCCTGGGgggagcaggggtgaggaggagcAGCTGGGTCAGATTCTACCTGAGGAGACACGTCCAGGCTGTGGAGAAGACAAAACCATGAGCCTCCTGGTTAATGCTGAGACTGGAAATATCCCTGTCAAGTACCATCCCTACTCCCACCTCCAAGCCAGGTACCACACCATCACGGGGACTATATGCAGTCACACGACCCAGGTACCACACCATCATGGGGACTATATGCAGTCACACGACCCAGGGACCACACCATCACGGGGACTATACGCAGTCACACGACCCAGGGACCACACCATCGCAGGGACTATATGCAGTCACACGACCCAGGTACCACACCATCATGGGGACTATATGCAGTCACACGACCCAGGGACCACACCATCACAGGGACTATATGCAGTCACACGACCCAGGGGCCAAATGAAGGAAGACCCCAATATTATGAGGCACCAAAGGGAAGGATGCTGGGAGAGCTCATGGACAGAGACAGAACTAAGAGACTCAAGCAGGGTACCTGGGATTGCAAACAGAAATAGACAATGTTCCACTAAACTCTTGCAGGAAGGGGTAAGGATGGGGCTGTCATCGGGCATGACAAGGTGTCCAAGAGAGCTCACCCCTTTTGTTTCATGGGGAGGGGGGCAGACAAACTAGCTAAAGAGCATATGGCATTTGCTGGGAACACCTACTGCCAAGAGACAGTAGCCTCATTTTACCCCTCTTGTGGGGCAGCCTTGGGAAATGAGATAAAGAGGTACACACTTCCCCCCAGGACACAGACAGAACCTAGAACACATGAAGAGAATTCAGGCCTCCTACCTAAATGAGAGCAACCAGGGAACCTCCTCCTAGCCATCTTTCCCACTCAACCAGCAACTCTATGGAAAGTACTGGTGGTGAGCCAAGGCAGTTCTGCTCATGAAAACAAGGGGTGTTGACACAGGAGGGCAGGAGGCTGAGCTATCTAAAGTTTGCCACATTCTTCCCAGGAACGAGACAGGTTGTACACAGGGCCTGATAGGCAACAGGAAAAAGTCCAGGTCCACCAGGAGCAGAGGAGGCTCCAAAGTCAAGCATGGAGGGGGAGTTCAGCCTACTCAACAGGACACAGTGAGATTCTCCTAAGGATTTAGCCTTCAAACCTGAACACAGTGGTACACGCCCCAGCTCTGGGGATGTGGAAGCAGAAGGACTGGAAGCATGGTGTCATCCTCACCTACAgagccagcctggattacatgacACCCTATCTTAAtaaaccaaaatatttttttttttggtttttttgagacagggtttctctgtggttttggagcctgtcctggaaccagctcttgtagaccaggctggtctcgaactcacagagatccgcctgcctctgcctctgcctcccgagtgctgggattaaaggcgtgcaccaccaccgcccggcccaaaatattttaaaggagg belongs to Microtus pennsylvanicus isolate mMicPen1 chromosome 8, mMicPen1.hap1, whole genome shotgun sequence and includes:
- the Rab11fip5 gene encoding rab11 family-interacting protein 5 isoform X1, with amino-acid sequence MALVRDAESAAGSSRWLPTHVQVTVLRASGLRGKSSGAGSTSDAYTVIQVGREKYSTSVVEKTQGCPEWCEECSFELPPGALDGLLRAQEADGSPAPWASGPNAACELVLTTMHRSLIGVDKFLGRATVALDEVFRAGRAQHTQWYKLYSKPGKKEKERGEIQVTIQFTRNNLSASMFDLSMKDKPRSPFSKLKDKVKGKKKYELESASAILPSSALEDPDLGSLGKMGKAKGFFLRNKLRKSSLTQSNTSLGSDSTLSSTSGSLAYQGPGAELLTRSPSHSSWLSTEGGRDSTQSPKLLTHKRTYSDEASQLRAAPPRALLELQGHLDGASRSSLCVNGSHVYNEEPQPPLRHRSSISGPFPTSTSLHSAPPRPSEEGPRASDDSWGRGSRGTSSSEAVPGQEALGTQAKVLALGAGCSGEEEGARPSEGKPVQVATPMVASSEAVAEKERKPRMGLFHHHHHHQGLSRSELGRRGSVGEKGSPSLGASPHHSSTGEEKAKSSWFGLRESKESTQKPSLDVSPQVESDPAAPPHPCSPQALAPLTPAPAAAPMLSTNLFAATSPAAATAAAATIVPEATPSGFLGVTNPFLTSLQSNPFFEELKADIALNSPSPAPSLPSASRASLAPLASPGKTLPEWDDTFNIFAAGRLQPEARSEILVPAEMGLEEDGLQDPGPGTMALKATEPQRDPGGERDGSRIWLEPRVPVDSGLDQPSTSVSDPGPFGSSGTHPSSRAAQLHLRASASTPDRELPASEVGAGQSPADSGASLFSSPEVLSVWERLPGSDDIPGGQDEEAPQDEGQLFQELNTVEDSWPWDVITISPTAEIASSIIQGESDEAPPLQVQPESPAAVYPMESEGHPALQLEPEPEPEQGLDEGPWLGPPPPKPPRLFTPTNSQVEEEEEEEDQEEEENATGGLDSGGPGIEEEITPSALVVGPQESKEEGANPELEGLHSLPSGTLMGEPELEELVGDTGAPESGASPTRLTSCLEGPIFRSHSSTGSTLLSQKVWGTSDIGENLKTQSQELAKEGFGPLSVTPQQADLWASEEEEEEDALNPFLCQESQDPPSLPSISPPGSRESSIRSGPEELPTPPEPAFPPPPLPPWASHRHGVPGPPCPPLPVAWPLTSSSSPPEESASPLGPLELSPTGGSPTPYGEDHAAATPASPLALLPLETRPAEELQPSGSPHPVKPLSAAPVEASPDRKQTRTSLSTALSSGLEKLKTVTSGSIQSVVPASQLGPAVDTKKLKDSAVPDQSAKYYHLTHDELIGLLLQRERELSQRDEHVQELESYIDRLLVRIMETSPTLLQISPAPPK